One Streptomyces hundungensis DNA segment encodes these proteins:
- the yidC gene encoding membrane protein insertase YidC — protein sequence MDTIASLFSFITWPVSWVIVQFHKLYGAIFGPDTGWAWGLSIVSLVVLIRICLIPLFVKQIKSTRNMQALQPKMKAIQERYKSDKQRQSEEMMKLYKETGTNPLSSCLPILAQSPFFFALYHVLSGIANGKTIGVINQPLLESAQKAHIVGAPLAAKFMDSASKVEGLGATLTDVRVVTAIMIVLMSASQFFTQRQLMTKNVDLSVKTPFMQQQKMLMYVFPIMFAVMGINFPVGVLVYWLTTNVWTMGQQMYVINQNPTPGSKAQEHYLDRLLKSVALHSEVRGKRRRAVVQAIVAKGPDRNDIERKFVTGLSKQGFVAQADGSVVKSDVALAEAEGGATPRRQQPKRQTKAQRQAGAVQQEDAAAKTSLSKEAAEPSDVVPAETKAEPQDAKPQQEAKPKQGKPTAGQARAKSGQRKGQQRPKHPTKK from the coding sequence GTGGACACGATTGCCAGTCTGTTCAGCTTCATCACCTGGCCCGTTTCCTGGGTCATCGTCCAGTTCCACAAGTTGTACGGCGCGATCTTCGGGCCGGACACGGGTTGGGCCTGGGGCCTGTCGATCGTGTCCCTCGTGGTGCTGATCCGTATCTGCCTGATCCCGCTCTTCGTGAAGCAGATCAAGTCGACCCGGAACATGCAGGCGCTCCAGCCGAAGATGAAGGCGATCCAGGAGCGCTACAAGAGCGACAAGCAGCGTCAGTCCGAAGAGATGATGAAGCTGTACAAGGAGACGGGCACCAACCCGCTCTCCTCGTGCCTTCCGATCCTCGCTCAGTCGCCGTTCTTCTTCGCGCTCTACCACGTGCTGTCGGGCATCGCCAACGGCAAGACCATCGGCGTCATCAACCAGCCGCTCCTCGAGAGCGCCCAGAAGGCCCACATCGTCGGCGCCCCGCTGGCCGCGAAGTTCATGGACAGCGCCTCCAAGGTCGAAGGCCTCGGCGCGACGCTGACCGACGTCCGCGTCGTCACCGCGATCATGATCGTGCTGATGTCCGCCTCGCAGTTCTTCACCCAGCGCCAGCTGATGACGAAGAACGTCGACCTGTCGGTCAAGACGCCGTTCATGCAGCAGCAGAAGATGCTGATGTACGTCTTCCCCATCATGTTCGCCGTGATGGGCATCAACTTCCCCGTAGGTGTCCTCGTCTACTGGCTGACCACCAACGTGTGGACCATGGGCCAGCAGATGTACGTCATCAACCAGAACCCGACGCCGGGTTCCAAGGCCCAGGAGCACTACCTGGACCGGCTGCTCAAGAGCGTCGCGCTGCACAGCGAGGTGCGCGGCAAGCGGCGGCGCGCGGTCGTCCAGGCGATCGTGGCCAAGGGCCCGGACCGCAATGACATCGAGCGCAAGTTCGTCACCGGCCTCTCCAAGCAGGGCTTCGTGGCCCAGGCCGACGGTTCCGTGGTGAAGAGCGACGTGGCGCTGGCCGAGGCCGAGGGCGGAGCGACGCCCAGGCGTCAGCAGCCCAAGCGGCAGACCAAGGCGCAGCGCCAGGCCGGCGCGGTTCAGCAGGAGGACGCGGCGGCGAAGACCTCGCTGTCGAAGGAGGCCGCCGAGCCCTCGGACGTGGTGCCCGCGGAGACGAAGGCCGAGCCGCAGGACGCCAAGCCGCAGCAGGAAGCCAAGCCGAAGCAGGGCAAGCCCACCGCGGGCCAGGCACGAGCCAAGTCGGGCCAGCGCAAGGGTCAGCAGCGGCCCAAGCACCCGACCAAGAAGTAA
- a CDS encoding ParB/RepB/Spo0J family partition protein, translating to MSERRRGLGRGLGALIPSAAQEKPGSSVGTASTSPSSVPVLTAERGVAAAKVTTLPAASVPRETAPAPEPEAVPEPVGAAGAFFAELPIDSITPNPRQPREVFDEDALSELVTSIKEVGLLQPVVVRQTGPERYELIMGERRWRSCREAGLERIPAIVRETDDEKLLLDALLENLHRAQLNPLEEAAAYDQLLRDFKCTHDQLADRIGRSRPQVSNTLRLLRLSAPVQRRVAAGVLSAGHARALLSVEDTAEQDRLAHRIVAEGLSVRAVEEIVSLMSSEPQAAPKAKGPRAGTRLSPALSDLANRLSDRFETRVKVDLGQKKGKIVVEFASIDDLERILGTLAPGEGRVLEKGLAEDASDDGDS from the coding sequence GTGAGTGAGCGACGCAGAGGACTGGGGCGTGGGCTCGGTGCGCTGATCCCATCAGCCGCGCAGGAGAAGCCGGGCTCCTCGGTGGGGACGGCTTCCACGTCCCCGTCGTCGGTGCCAGTCCTGACCGCGGAGCGGGGGGTGGCGGCCGCGAAGGTGACGACGCTGCCGGCGGCTTCCGTTCCACGTGAAACAGCTCCGGCGCCCGAGCCGGAGGCAGTGCCGGAGCCGGTCGGTGCGGCCGGTGCGTTCTTCGCCGAGCTGCCGATCGACTCGATCACGCCGAACCCGCGACAGCCGCGTGAGGTGTTCGACGAGGACGCGCTGTCCGAACTGGTCACCTCCATCAAGGAAGTGGGGCTCCTCCAGCCCGTCGTCGTCCGTCAGACCGGCCCCGAGCGTTACGAGCTCATCATGGGTGAGCGGCGCTGGCGGTCCTGCCGTGAGGCGGGCTTGGAGCGGATTCCCGCGATCGTCCGGGAAACGGATGACGAGAAGCTTCTTCTCGACGCCCTCCTGGAGAACCTCCACCGTGCCCAGCTGAACCCGCTGGAGGAGGCCGCGGCCTACGACCAGTTGCTCAGGGACTTCAAGTGCACCCATGACCAGCTGGCCGACCGCATCGGCCGCTCGCGTCCGCAGGTCTCCAACACCCTGCGTCTGCTGCGCCTTTCGGCTCCGGTTCAGCGCAGGGTGGCTGCCGGTGTGCTCTCGGCGGGGCACGCGAGGGCGCTGCTGTCGGTGGAGGACACCGCGGAACAGGACCGGCTCGCCCACCGCATCGTGGCGGAGGGCCTCTCGGTGCGGGCGGTCGAGGAGATCGTCAGCCTGATGTCCTCCGAGCCCCAGGCCGCTCCCAAGGCCAAGGGTCCCCGAGCCGGGACGCGTCTGTCACCCGCGCTGTCCGACCTGGCGAACCGTCTCTCGGACCGTTTCGAGACCCGGGTGAAGGTCGACCTCGGTCAGAAGAAGGGAAAGATCGTCGTCGAGTTCGCCTCGATAGACGATCTGGAGAGGATTCTCGGCACCCTCGCCCCGGGCGAGGGCAGGGTCCTGGAGAAGGGCCTGGCCGAGGACGCCTCGGACGACGGCGACAGCTGA
- the rsmG gene encoding 16S rRNA (guanine(527)-N(7))-methyltransferase RsmG, which translates to MTEAEAAAELPPAPEEARAVFGEFFPEAVRYAELLADAGVKRGLIGPREVPRLWERHLLNCAVLSEVVPEGVTVCDVGSGAGLPGIPLALVRPDLKITLLEPLLRRTNFLQEVVELLGLDHVTVVRGRAEEMLGKVTPVHVVTARAVAPLDRLAGWGVPLLRPYGEMLALKGDTAEEEIVGARAALSKLGVVETSVLHVGEGVVDPLSTVVRVEVGESPGGVRFAAKRAKAARTSRTRRRR; encoded by the coding sequence GTGACGGAGGCAGAGGCAGCAGCGGAGCTTCCCCCGGCGCCCGAGGAGGCGCGGGCGGTGTTCGGGGAGTTCTTCCCCGAGGCCGTGCGGTATGCGGAGCTGCTCGCGGATGCGGGGGTCAAGCGCGGTCTGATCGGTCCACGTGAGGTGCCGCGCCTGTGGGAGCGACACCTGCTGAACTGCGCGGTGCTCTCCGAGGTCGTCCCCGAAGGCGTCACGGTCTGCGACGTCGGCTCCGGCGCGGGGCTGCCCGGTATCCCGCTGGCGCTGGTGCGCCCGGACCTGAAGATCACGCTTCTTGAGCCGCTGCTGCGCCGCACCAATTTCCTCCAGGAGGTCGTGGAGCTCCTCGGCCTCGACCATGTCACCGTGGTGCGCGGCCGCGCCGAGGAGATGCTGGGCAAGGTCACCCCGGTTCACGTGGTGACGGCCCGCGCGGTGGCACCGCTGGACCGGCTGGCCGGGTGGGGTGTTCCGCTGCTGCGTCCCTACGGCGAGATGCTGGCGCTCAAGGGCGACACGGCGGAAGAGGAGATCGTCGGCGCGCGCGCCGCGCTGAGCAAGCTCGGTGTGGTGGAGACGTCCGTGCTGCACGTGGGCGAGGGCGTGGTGGACCCGCTCTCCACGGTCGTACGGGTCGAGGTCGGGGAGAGCCCGGGCGGGGTGCGGTTCGCCGCGAAGCGCGCCAAGGCCGCCCGCACCAGCCGAACCCGACGTCGCCGCTGA
- a CDS encoding protein jag, translating into MTEGTTSPAAEGVDTLSRLEQEGEIAADYLEGLLDIADLDGDIDMDVEADRAAVSIISDSDRDLQKLVGRDGEVLEALQELTRLAVHRETGDRSRLMLDIGGYRAKKRTELAELGAKAADEVKSTGAPVKLDPMTPFERKVVHDAVAAAGLRSESEGEEPQRFVVVLPA; encoded by the coding sequence GTGACGGAAGGCACCACCTCCCCGGCCGCTGAGGGCGTCGACACCCTCTCCCGCCTGGAGCAGGAAGGGGAGATCGCCGCCGATTACCTCGAGGGCCTGCTCGACATCGCCGACCTCGACGGCGACATCGACATGGACGTCGAGGCGGACCGAGCCGCGGTCTCGATCATCAGCGACAGCGACCGTGATCTTCAGAAGCTGGTCGGGCGCGACGGTGAGGTGCTGGAGGCTCTCCAGGAGCTGACGCGCTTGGCCGTGCACCGCGAGACCGGTGACCGCAGCCGGCTGATGCTGGACATCGGCGGCTACCGGGCCAAGAAGCGCACGGAGCTCGCGGAGCTGGGCGCCAAGGCGGCGGACGAGGTCAAGAGCACCGGGGCACCGGTGAAGCTGGACCCGATGACGCCGTTCGAGCGCAAGGTCGTCCACGACGCCGTCGCCGCGGCGGGGCTGCGCAGCGAATCGGAGGGCGAGGAGCCGCAGCGCTTCGTCGTCGTACTGCCCGCCTGA
- a CDS encoding ParA family protein, whose protein sequence is MGGSVHCEPEVEESESLRSDANIAGPMTDPVPGPRTESAGEDVSRETPPPMDDTPIGRAAQLAVEALGRAGEGLPRPEQTRIMVVANQKGGVGKTTTTVNLAASLALHGARVLVVDLDPQGNASTALGIDHHADVPSIYDVLVESRPLSEVVQPVPDVEGLFCAPATIDLAGAEIELVSLVARESRLQRAIQAYEQPLDYILIDCPPSLGLLTVNALVAGAEVLIPIQCEYYALEGLGQLLRNVDLVRGHLNPTLHVSTILLTMYDGRTRLASQVADEVRSHFGKEVLRTSIPRSVRISEAPSYGQTVLTYDPGSSGSLSYLEAAREIALRGVGVQYDPTHAHVVSQNNKHSMSEGIQ, encoded by the coding sequence ATGGGAGGCTCTGTTCATTGCGAGCCTGAAGTCGAGGAGAGTGAATCCTTGCGGTCCGACGCCAACATCGCGGGACCGATGACCGATCCGGTCCCCGGTCCCCGTACCGAATCGGCGGGGGAGGATGTTTCACGTGAAACACCGCCCCCGATGGACGACACCCCTATCGGTCGTGCTGCCCAGCTGGCGGTGGAAGCCCTCGGCCGGGCCGGCGAGGGTCTGCCCCGGCCGGAGCAGACCCGCATCATGGTCGTCGCCAACCAGAAGGGCGGCGTAGGAAAGACCACCACCACGGTCAACCTCGCCGCTTCCCTCGCGCTGCACGGCGCTCGGGTCCTGGTGGTCGACCTCGATCCGCAGGGCAACGCCTCGACGGCACTGGGTATCGACCACCACGCCGACGTCCCTTCGATCTATGACGTCCTGGTCGAGAGCAGGCCGCTCTCCGAAGTGGTCCAGCCCGTCCCGGACGTCGAAGGCCTCTTCTGCGCACCGGCCACCATCGACCTCGCCGGTGCGGAGATCGAGCTCGTCTCCCTGGTGGCCCGGGAGAGCCGACTCCAGCGCGCCATCCAGGCGTACGAGCAGCCGCTGGACTACATCCTCATCGACTGCCCGCCCTCGCTGGGGCTGCTGACGGTGAACGCCCTGGTCGCGGGGGCTGAGGTCCTGATCCCGATCCAGTGCGAGTACTACGCCCTGGAAGGCCTGGGCCAGCTCCTGAGGAATGTCGACCTCGTGCGCGGCCACCTCAACCCGACGCTGCATGTGTCGACGATCCTGCTGACCATGTACGACGGCAGGACCCGGCTCGCCTCCCAGGTGGCCGACGAGGTGCGCAGCCACTTCGGCAAGGAGGTGCTGCGGACCAGCATTCCGCGGTCGGTACGCATCTCCGAGGCCCCGAGTTACGGGCAGACGGTGCTCACCTACGACCCGGGCTCCAGCGGCTCGCTGTCGTACCTCGAAGCTGCCCGCGAAATCGCCCTGCGCGGCGTCGGCGTGCAGTACGACCCCACGCACGCGCATGTGGTCAGCCAGAACAACAAGCACAGCATGTCGGAGGGGATCCAGTGA